In Aliidongia dinghuensis, the following proteins share a genomic window:
- a CDS encoding lipid-binding SYLF domain-containing protein, which translates to MLTVWKRAFGAIAALGLMTATASAAFAASDQQDLVEHARITLDDLHKDKEFGNGAELLRRAKGVLIVPSLIKGGFFLGGEGGTGVLLTRGAGREWSYPAFYTLASASFGLQIGGEEAELIVFALTDKGLQAFMRDEFKIGAQAGLAVVTLGSTAEASTTSALNADLVVWSSSSGAYAGITLNGSIIKPRDSWNEAYYGHAVSPATIVNKRSVKNTGADSLRTTLASQS; encoded by the coding sequence ATGTTGACTGTCTGGAAGCGCGCTTTCGGCGCCATTGCGGCGCTCGGCCTGATGACTGCGACTGCTTCGGCTGCGTTCGCGGCGAGTGATCAGCAGGATTTGGTCGAGCACGCCCGCATCACCCTCGACGACCTGCACAAAGACAAGGAATTCGGCAACGGTGCGGAGCTGCTGCGCCGGGCCAAGGGCGTCCTCATCGTCCCGTCGCTCATCAAGGGCGGCTTCTTCCTGGGCGGCGAGGGCGGCACCGGCGTGCTGCTGACGCGCGGCGCCGGTCGCGAGTGGAGCTATCCGGCGTTCTATACGCTGGCGTCGGCCTCGTTCGGCCTGCAGATCGGCGGCGAGGAGGCGGAGCTCATCGTGTTCGCCCTCACCGACAAGGGCCTGCAGGCCTTCATGCGCGATGAATTCAAGATCGGTGCCCAGGCCGGCCTCGCCGTCGTGACCCTGGGCTCGACCGCCGAGGCGTCGACGACGAGCGCGCTCAACGCCGATCTGGTCGTCTGGTCGTCCTCGTCGGGCGCCTATGCCGGCATCACCTTGAACGGCTCGATCATCAAGCCGCGCGACAGCTGGAACGAGGCCTATTACGGCCATGCGGTGTCGCCGGCCACGATCGTCAACAAGCGCTCGGTCAAGAATACCGGCGCCGACAGCCTCCGGACGACGCTTGCCAGCCAGAGCTGA
- the cobU gene encoding bifunctional adenosylcobinamide kinase/adenosylcobinamide-phosphate guanylyltransferase has product MTALPRSTLVLGGARSGKSAYAEGLIRDASIHAVYLATAEAGDQEMAARIARHRSQRGDGWRTIEEPLDLVGTLRMVVRANRPVLVDCLTLWLSNLMHAERDIAVETAALVEAIGELAGPVVFVSNEVGQGIVPDNTLARAFRDHAGRLHQRVAAAADRVVFVTAGLPMVLKSPEKPTVK; this is encoded by the coding sequence TCGACCCTGGTCCTGGGCGGCGCGCGCTCCGGCAAGAGCGCCTATGCCGAGGGACTGATCCGCGACGCCAGCATCCACGCGGTCTATCTCGCGACCGCGGAGGCCGGCGACCAGGAGATGGCGGCGCGCATCGCCCGGCATCGCAGCCAGCGTGGCGACGGCTGGCGCACGATCGAGGAGCCGCTCGACCTGGTCGGCACACTGCGTATGGTGGTCCGGGCGAACCGGCCGGTTCTGGTCGATTGCCTGACGCTGTGGCTTTCGAACCTGATGCATGCGGAGCGCGACATCGCGGTCGAGACGGCGGCACTGGTCGAGGCGATCGGCGAGCTTGCCGGCCCGGTCGTCTTCGTGTCGAACGAGGTCGGGCAGGGCATCGTGCCCGACAACACGTTGGCGCGCGCCTTCCGCGACCACGCCGGGCGATTGCATCAGCGGGTCGCCGCCGCGGCAGACCGGGTCGTGTTCGTCACCGCCGGCCTGCCGATGGTGCTGAAATCGCCAGAGAAACCAACTGTCAAGTGA